Within Leishmania infantum JPCM5 genome chromosome 5, the genomic segment CAactctgccccccccctcccgccccgccctctcttctGTTCTTGTGTGGTGTGCGTTGCTGCCCGATACCTCTTCTCGCACCGCTCACACCCTCTCCTTCGTCCCTTCGTGCCTTCCAGCCGTGGCACTACAGTGAGCGTGTGGCTTACGCAtgccgccatcgccatcGTGATGATACATccccaacaccaccaccactctccctctcgttACGCCATTATGAGTTACAGAAGGAAAGAAACTCCAGAGATCcctgtacgtgtgcgtgcgtgtgtacgtgtgtacGTATCAAGACGTAGAAGGCGAGGGCATGAGAAGAATACTGTTGACGTGGTGTCTTCTCTGCTCGTCTGCCTCGCCCTTATcccaccctcctccgcttcccATTCGCATCCCCatccttccttccctctccaGGTGATGTCGGGATGCACGTGAGCCGCCATGAGAtgcaggggaggggagagtggCTCTCAGATGGCGCAAGTGAGGTCTATCCAGGCCCGCCTGCTACGGCCatcacccccctcctcctcccctcccctctgaCGTGTTGTGGCTTTCGCCGACAATGATGCATGCGCAGATGTCACTTCTCTCTTCCTATGTTCCTATCCTTATGTGCGTTGCTAACGGCGCATGGGCGGCTGGTCCCTCCTTGTGCCGGCTgcatctctccccctccccctccccctcctcactcCTTTCTTGTCCcactgtctctctctctctctgctttgCGCTTGCGGGTGTTCACCATCGTTATGATGCCACGCGTGCCATTGGGTGAcgcaaccaccaccccctctcagagtctctctctgtccacTACCACCCACCCCGCATCCACACGTCACATCCTCCACGTGTCTGatccttttttgttgttgctttacgcttctccccctctcatTTTTTGCTCGTCGTGCTTCCACGGCTCGGGCAAAGggctcaccgccaccggcagacgtcctctcccccccctctctcctctcacACAAGCCATGCAGATCTATGAGGCATGCAAGAAGGTGGACCGGGCGGTCACCCACCGCCCGGCGGACCACTGGATCGGCTACCTCGTCGCCGTTTCCGGTGCTCTGATGCAGATGATGAGCTACGGCATCGACAACAGTTTTTCCATCTTCTCGAACAGTATGCAGAATGACCCGTCTCTGGGCTACCCGAGCGCGACAACCGTCAGCTTCGGTAACTCCGTGTCTCTCGGGCTGTCGCCGGTTTTCGGCGTCCTTGCTGGCTTCCTTGTCGAtcgcgtgccgccgcgagTGATGATGTTCACCTCCACAGTGATGCTCTTCGCCGCACTGTGGCTGAGCTCGTCTTTTGCGAAGAGCTCGGCGGAGGTCACGGCATCCTACTCGCTGctcgcctccatctcctccgcgTTGATGCTGTCgcctggcgcagcggcgaccgGCTCGTGGTTCCGGCGTCGCCTTGGCCTTGGACAGGGCATCAAtttctgcggcggcggcgtcggcagtgCCGTTGTCCCAGCGGTGCTCGGCAGTCTCGTGGACGTCTACGGCTGGCGTCATACCTTCCGCCTCATGTCCGCGTTCTGCGCCATTGGGCTGGTTGCCACAATCctctcctgccgccgccacccgaTCGAGGACGACGTTGACGTGGATGACcacgcacgcggcggcaacagccCCGCCCGCGAGCCTAGCCATGATGATTGTATCGCGCACAGAAGCTTCAGCCACGAGGAGAGGAACGAAATAATGCTCATGATAACCCCCGAGGCAGGTGAGAACGCCGCGGCCTCACCGACAACCCGGATGATCGACTCCATgcgcacggaggcggagaaggcggcgaaCCACGACAACGGTGACACTCTCGAGAAGGGCGGCAAGCcggatgcagcagcgtcagctcGCGCCGCCCTGGCGTCGccaggcggcagcgacgacatgAGCATGTTATTGGGTCGtcaccagcagccgcagcagcagctcgcgcaaCATGGAAGGAAAGTGCACGGCACCCAGGCCTGCACGGTGGCGGATCTAATCCAGGATATGCACGTGCGGCGCCTGACTTGGAGAGAGATGATGCGCGTCTTCTTCTCCGTTCGCTTCCTTACGCACTTCTTCATGTTCGCCATCTACGGCTGGTCCTTCTACGGACTGATCTACGTGGCCGTCCCCTACGTCTCCTCCAtgggcagcgctggcacGGTGTATGCAGACGTCACCCCCATCAGCACCTCCAAGGCGTCGACGGTGTTCACGTTTTGGGGTGTGTTTCAGATTGTGGGCTCCATCCTGGTAGGCGGCGTGGCCTCCTTCACCGACGACGCCCTCGCCTACACAAtgtgcgccaccgtcggTGGTTTGGCGACGTCGCTGCTCGTCTTTTGCCGCAGCTACGCGGCCTTCGCCGTGTGCTTAAGTGTGGTCGGCTTCTGCACGGCTGGCATTTTCGCCATGATGCCGGCGCTGATCGCCAAGGACTTCCACGGGCCTAACCTCGGCTTCTTCATGGGCTGTGTATTTGTGGCTGGCTGCCTTGGCGGCTTCTCGGCCCCGCCGATtcaggcgcagctgcagacacGCTACAACGGCAACTATTCGTACGGCTGTGTGTTtatcagctgctgcacaacgTTTCCGGGAGTGCTGTGCTACCTGCTCCTGGGGCCGGAGAAGCAGAGTCGCGTCGGACGCGTCTTCATGCGCGTGGTGGAGCAGGCGTGAGACGGGGCCGCCACGTGTCGCCACCATCTCCCCTCCGGCCACTGGCCACGTCTTTGCCCTCAGCCCGCCCTACCGCGACGAAACGGAAAgtgccgccgcttccgcagctgccgttAGCGTGAGGCACCATAtatccctctctcgctggtgtgtgtgaggcgttcccgctgctgcaggtcgATGCCATGGTGGTGCTTGGAGCCGGTCGCTAATGGGCCCGTCGATGCACTGCTATCGCGCACATGGCCGagttctcctcctcctttctccGCCGTTCTCAAGAAAGCGGCATTCACGACTGTGCGGCGTTcttgcgcgctgccgctgctgctcctccgtgtgtgtgtgtccgtgtgtcGATCACGTCACGTCGTCGTCTCTGACGGCTTTTCCCCAACGCCACTCCGTCcatcctcccctccccccccgcacCCCCCAACCCaagcgcctctccctctccccctctcccaagCGCTCacccgctctctcccttgtGCTTCTCTGCCCCACTGccacgccgacgcgcacggAAGAGGGCATGACACGAGTCGCAAAAGAATGATAATGTATATACCTGCATAtacatgtgcatgtgcacgtgCATATATATGCctatatgtatatatatatatatatgtgtagtgtatgtatatgtacaTGCATGCATTATTGTTTACGACGTCGTTGCCGCTTTCATGTCCACCTGCgcttctccctttttttttttgggggggtgtatattttttttttcgtttgtaCTTTGGCCTTATTTTCTTCATGGCGGTCGCAAATTTGACCGAaccggcaccaccacacgcacacacgcagagggagagggagatcGTGTTGCATTGCGacgctcgccctctccctctgcgtgtgtgcgtgtgggtgcctCTGTGTGGATTTCttacgtttttttttgtgtgtgtgcgcgttctctcccctcttccctctcctcctccttgccctCGCATCGCGTTTGTCCGCAAACGGCGCAAACCATTtggcagagggggaggggggacgccgccgcacctccctgtgctgtgtgctgcgtggCAGGGCGATCCGGGAAAGAGGGGTGAGGCATgggatatatatatatatgggACGGGAtaagagggggaggaagaagggagggaggggaagcagcagcaaaagCGTCAGCAGGAATGTGGTACGGACGAAGAAGGGGATGAGAGGGGCGTATGGTACGCGTGGGGAAGCAGGTGCAAGAGCGGGAGGTGGAACCGAGCAgacgggggtggggaggggtgagtGAGGGTGATACGGCGGGCGAGCGCAAATTgctcgtttttcttttcgccgCCTCATCTCGGCCCTCTCCCATGCACCCCCCTCGCTGCAGGGTGCGTGTGGATTACCGCAAAATGAGTAAGCCtacacgtgcacgcatgcgTACTGCTGTGCTACGtcacacctctctctctttccccttctcctcgctcattttttttcgcgtgacccttgtgtgtgtgtgtgtgtgtgtgcatgtggatgtatgtgggtgtgtatcgtgtatgcgtatgtttgtacgtgtgtgtgtgtgtgtgttgagCAGAGCTATGCTGTTTTCCTCCTTTTTACCTTTTATTTCCTAAAACAccggagaaaaaaaaatacggAATGAAGATAataagca encodes:
- a CDS encoding monocarboxylate transporter-like protein, translating into MQIYEACKKVDRAVTHRPADHWIGYLVAVSGALMQMMSYGIDNSFSIFSNSMQNDPSLGYPSATTVSFGNSVSLGLSPVFGVLAGFLVDRVPPRVMMFTSTVMLFAALWLSSSFAKSSAEVTASYSLLASISSALMLSPGAAATGSWFRRRLGLGQGINFCGGGVGSAVVPAVLGSLVDVYGWRHTFRLMSAFCAIGLVATILSCRRHPIEDDVDVDDHARGGNSPAREPSHDDCIAHRSFSHEERNEIMLMITPEAGENAAASPTTRMIDSMRTEAEKAANHDNGDTLEKGGKPDAAASARAALASPGGSDDMSMLLGRHQQPQQQLAQHGRKVHGTQACTVADLIQDMHVRRLTWREMMRVFFSVRFLTHFFMFAIYGWSFYGLIYVAVPYVSSMGSAGTVYADVTPISTSKASTVFTFWGVFQIVGSILVGGVASFTDDALAYTMCATVGGLATSLLVFCRSYAAFAVCLSVVGFCTAGIFAMMPALIAKDFHGPNLGFFMGCVFVAGCLGGFSAPPIQAQLQTRYNGNYSYGCVFISCCTTFPGVLCYLLLGPEKQSRVGRVFMRVVEQA